The proteins below are encoded in one region of Stenotrophomonas bentonitica:
- the phaE gene encoding class III poly(R)-hydroxyalkanoic acid synthase subunit PhaE — MSTAGSGHDAGDFEALARQYFSAWGDALRHAAAPGAGGPAAPGGWQQAIDGWAQLMSSPGNRQSEDAVHRFREQAGGWYGTMQQVAAQFAGQDASSADIAQAWRNAVEGQGDGLLKWMLQGARGHTQPGGPDLLALLERLQQDLGPWLQSPAFGPGREHQARWQALLRAQQEFQGHASDYVDQIKKALDDAFALFEQRLAEHEQPGNQLTSARAMFDLWIEAAEDAYAKVAMSEPFQKVYASLGNAQMRLRSAAQQEVERLCEAFGLPTRTEMDAAHRRITELERLVRRMAAKAGPEPTAKAKPKKATKAAKPKAAKATKPRARKAAP, encoded by the coding sequence ATGAGCACGGCCGGCAGCGGACACGACGCGGGCGACTTCGAGGCACTGGCGCGCCAGTACTTCAGCGCCTGGGGCGATGCGCTGCGCCATGCGGCCGCCCCCGGTGCGGGCGGGCCTGCCGCGCCGGGCGGCTGGCAGCAGGCCATCGATGGCTGGGCGCAGTTGATGTCCAGCCCGGGCAACCGCCAGTCCGAAGACGCCGTGCACCGGTTCCGCGAGCAGGCCGGTGGCTGGTACGGGACCATGCAGCAGGTGGCCGCGCAGTTCGCCGGCCAGGACGCCAGCAGTGCCGACATCGCCCAGGCCTGGCGCAACGCGGTGGAAGGGCAGGGCGACGGCCTGTTGAAGTGGATGCTGCAGGGCGCACGCGGGCATACCCAGCCCGGCGGCCCCGACCTGCTGGCCCTGCTGGAACGCCTGCAGCAGGACCTCGGTCCGTGGCTGCAGAGCCCGGCGTTCGGCCCCGGCCGTGAGCACCAGGCGCGCTGGCAGGCATTGCTGCGCGCCCAGCAGGAATTCCAGGGCCACGCCAGCGACTACGTGGACCAGATCAAAAAGGCGCTGGACGACGCGTTCGCCCTGTTCGAGCAGCGGCTGGCCGAGCACGAGCAGCCGGGCAACCAGCTGACCAGTGCGCGCGCCATGTTCGACCTGTGGATCGAGGCGGCCGAAGATGCCTACGCCAAGGTCGCGATGTCCGAACCGTTCCAGAAGGTGTACGCGTCGCTGGGCAATGCCCAGATGCGCCTGCGCAGCGCCGCGCAGCAGGAAGTAGAGCGTCTGTGCGAAGCGTTCGGCCTGCCGACCCGCACCGAAATGGATGCCGCGCACCGGCGCATCACCGAACTGGAGCGGCTGGTGAGGCGCATGGCGGCGAAGGCCGGCCCCGAGCCGACCGCCAAGGCAAAGCCGAAGAAGGCCACCAAGGCTGCCAAGCCAAAAGCGGCCAAGGCCACCAAGCCGCGCGCCCGCAAGGCCGCGCCATGA
- a CDS encoding CDP-alcohol phosphatidyltransferase family protein has product MKRHFSMLREFQLADWFTLANAFCGTGAVFAAMRFLQDGERSYLLFGMALIPLAFIFDALDGRIARWRKSSSTLGRELDSLSDVISFGVAPAALAYACGMQGGWDWLVLSYFVCCGVSRLARYNVTAEALAGEGDKVPYFEGTPIPTSLALVVVLAIAASMGAIGHDLWLGRWQLGPWQLHPLVLLFALSGSLMISKTLRIPKP; this is encoded by the coding sequence ATGAAACGTCACTTCTCGATGCTGCGCGAGTTCCAGCTGGCCGACTGGTTCACCCTGGCCAATGCGTTCTGCGGCACCGGCGCCGTGTTTGCGGCGATGCGCTTCCTGCAGGACGGCGAGCGCAGCTACCTGCTGTTCGGCATGGCGCTGATCCCGCTGGCCTTCATCTTCGACGCGCTGGACGGGCGCATCGCGCGCTGGCGGAAGTCCAGCTCGACCCTGGGCCGCGAACTGGACTCGCTTTCCGACGTGATCTCCTTCGGCGTGGCCCCGGCCGCGCTGGCCTATGCCTGCGGCATGCAGGGCGGCTGGGACTGGCTGGTGCTGAGCTACTTCGTGTGCTGCGGAGTGAGCCGCCTGGCCCGCTACAACGTCACCGCCGAGGCGCTGGCCGGCGAGGGCGACAAGGTGCCGTACTTCGAAGGCACGCCGATTCCGACCAGCCTGGCGCTGGTGGTGGTGCTGGCCATCGCCGCCAGCATGGGCGCGATCGGCCACGACCTGTGGCTGGGTCGCTGGCAGCTGGGTCCGTGGCAGCTGCACCCGCTGGTGCTGCTGTTCGCCCTCTCGGGTTCGCTGATGATCAGCAAGACCCTGCGCATTCCCAAGCCATGA